A window of Cyclopterus lumpus isolate fCycLum1 chromosome 10, fCycLum1.pri, whole genome shotgun sequence genomic DNA:
AGTTCGAAAGGAAATGCTGAAAGAAGCTGGATTTACGTGTGAGCACTGACGGAAGTTGAGAAACACAACTGCTATTGCTCGGATATCTTGATTTGATatcataaatctttttttttttttttaaatactgtagCACGCGAAGGCAGCGGGACTGGGGTGATTATGCAATACTAAAATATCATGTTTAAAATGGGGTGGTTAAGAAGTTATACTGAAGTTGACCAAATTAATGGCAGaaagtataataaaaaaaaaaaaatatatatatatatatatatatatatatatatatatatatatatataaggacTGGAtgatataaacaataataataaaaatacattgtaGCCCTGAACAGGGGGTTGTGTACAAAAAGCACACAGACTTAAAGCTACAGAAAAGCTGTTTTACAGGCCATCAGCTCCTAGAAATGAGAGCTGATTGACACGGCACCAACACTATCCACCCGGTAACGTGGCGGTTTGGAGCAGAATGCAAAATAGCAGTGTCAGCTGACCCGACATTTAGCACGCAAGAGGTGAGGCGTCTGAAAAGAATCGAAGAAAGTTGCTTTGGAGTAACGCGACCGGTTCCCGGTTGGGATCTACCTACATACATATTTACTTTACTAATTTGATGTTTTCAGTAACTTGAAACGCTTTGCACACGACATCGCATGTATTCCTTCATAGGGATGAGGGCGAAATGCAAATCGCACTTCCTGTAACGTACTCACCTGTTTGCATAAGCACAGATGTTGTCTATGATAGAGCAGTTTTTCAGAGCGCACTCGACTTTGCCGAGAGACACGTACTCCCCGGCCTGCAGCTTGACCAAGTCTTTTTTGCGATCTGAATTGGAATAGAGAggggcaaaaaagaaaaaagtattggTTCACAACGGTGCCCTTTTATCAAGCACAGACCGCTTCCTAGTCAGAAGTTGCAACCACAATCACTGTATTTCCGTGCGTGTGTGACGTGCCTTTCACAGTCGCTGTCACATGACAGCCACAGGACTGATCAACAAGTTTGGGGACAATTATACACACCCACTATTTGAAGACAGCCGTCGGGGTAAATCTCTCCAATGTCTCCGGTGCAGAACCATCTCTGTCCCTTTTCGTCTGCGAAAAAGTCCTGGTCTTTGCTCTCCTGTCTGTAGTAACCCATGGTTACGTTGGGGCCGCCAATCAGGATCTCCCCTCTTGGGTTTGGCTCATCTCTGCTCGTGTAGCCACCTGAGGTTGGCAAATTACGAAAAATATAATTGCCCTGTAATTACAAAATGCTTGTCATTCTGCGCCGGCGAGTGCGGCTTGTACAAACAGGTCTTTCAAGCCTACCTTCGGCCCAGTCCCGGAGTCTGACCTCGCAGCAAATAAGGGGAGCGCCAACGCGACCCGTGCTGATGTCCACAACTGTAGAATAGGACACAACAGTTTAGCGACGGGCCCATTCGTCATCCCCCCTACCCTTTGCCTACTCCGCACTTTCAATCTCAGCTTACCCTCCGTGATGGTGCCTGCTCCGCAGGTTTCCGTGAGGCCGTAGCCCTGACCCACTGgacagcagaaacacacattcatgaaCCGCTGCGTGGCCGAGGACAGGGGGGCTCCTCCAGACAGCATCATCCTCACCCGTCCCCCAAGGAGTTTCTTCACTTTCCGGAACAACAGgctacaaagacacatttatgcAGGTGGGATTTTGAAGGCCACTGCCGCAATGGCAATGTTTTTATActaaattataaaaacaaaacaaaacggaGACGGTGGTTTACTTACGCATTGCAGAGCGGTGCGTCATAGCCCCTCTTGATCTGCTCCAGTTTATATTTGTAGCCCAGCGTAAACAGCGTCTTCTGAATGACATTCATTTCCTGCACTTTGCTCATCACATTCTTGTTAATGCGGTCCATGATTTCCTTTTAAggaggaacaaaataaaagcgttTTACACGCATGTTTTTCTCCCAgtataaatcaaatgtatacAGAGTAGAAAAACATAGGAAAACAGAGTAGTGACTAGTCTTACTGGCACAGCTGCCATCAGGGTGGGTTTGAGCACAGAGCTGTCTCCTTTACTTCCTCTCTTTATCTTGGTGGACTAAATGGGAGAAGAAATTAAACAGAAGGCACTAATTACATTAGCCAGCAGCAAATGACTAAGCATTGTGTTAACAATATGTTATTGACCACACCCAGGTGTGTTATTAAGAAACACATGACAAGTACAACATGACCCGGTGTCGATGCTGGCAGGGTATTACCTGGTCCGACAGGGTCTGGGGGGACGAGTAGCCGATCCGACAGCCATATGTGACGCTGGAGATTTCAGCCGTCATTTCCAGAACATGAGCCAGGGGCAGATAAGCTATGTAGGTATCGTCAGGCCTGACAAAAAAgatattggggggggggggggggggtagttaaTTATCACACTTGAGTATCTTTCAGTGTAGACTTTCTGTTCCTTGGAGTCTGTCCCAGCACAAATGAAATGGAACGTTCTGTAGTTATCTTGTTAGTTTCAATGCCAAGGATGTTTTTGTTAGAATAGATAAGTTTTCGGTAAACACTCTGACGGTATGGGGTGAGTTTCGTCCTGGCTGTTGATTGGTGAGAGAAAAACCTGTTGTGCATTATACTAGAGTTACATTATAGTATGCACACTGACTAATTTTGAAACTTACCCAAGTCCAGGGATGCGTTCGCACTGGCCCGTCATTCCCGCAATTAGGTTACTGTGGACGATCATGACTCCCTTCGGTCTGCCTGTGGAGCCACTGGTGTACATCACCATGGCCAGATCAGAGGGCTGGGGCTTCACAACCGCCCTCCCCACTGCAAGACAATCAACGTTTAAACAACTTCAAGACTGCATACAAGGCATAAAGCTTTGATTAAACTGGTTTAAAATGAGTTTCAAACCAAGCTGTAttattgtcttgtgtgtgtgtgtgtgtgtgtcagacgtATACGCACTATTCTCCGGCAGCGCGCCCAGCTCCTGCACGGCCTGCATGCTGTGGGTGGAGAGCCCCGCTGGGTAGCCTTCTGTGTTCATTTTCTTCTGGTCCACGTAGATCACGTGCTTCAGTTTTGGGATCAGTGGAAGCACTTTctggacagaaagagaggacaaAGTTGCCATTACAAATGGGAAGCCTCATCACTACgtttcattttgtaaatattaacGATTTCTTCCTCACCTTTGATGACATAATCTGTATAATTAActaatttccccctggggatgaatacagtatctatccatctatctaatGGGCTGTAACAACTAACAGATGACTATTGGAGACAGACAGTGGTGTTTTATGAGGCTGTGGTTCTGTGCGCTGAAGGGATTAAACTCACTTTCAGTTTAGTCTCGAGCAGCTCCACGCTGGTAACGAGATGAGTCACTCCAGTCTCGTTCAGTCCAAATGCAATGGCGTCCTCTCCCAGAGTGGCATAGAATGTCACCACTGTTATGAATACAACACACTTAGTGTACCCATAATAAACATTTGAATATATAAAAGTTGCAGTTGCTGTATTATCCACACTTGAGACAATATCTTGCACTATAATATACATCACGGGCCATAAACTACATTTGTCCACAGTCCCGAATTTTTTCTAAGCAGACACTTTCaaagaaaagtaaattaaaaaaaatgtatctatgAAATCATAGTTCAGTATTTTTCTAAAATTAATGGTGTTGAACAGATAAACATGGTTAATCCATAACCAGCTATTTCAAAGCTTTGCCGAGGCTTACGCATACATCCGTTGACTGTCAGCGCAAAACCAAATGTCATGTACTTACACGGGAAGTTGCGCCTGAAGCATGCCTGGGCTGTGATCATCCACTCCGCTCTGGTTTCGCAAAAGATTGCGATAGTGCTTTTGGGCTGCTGTCCCATAGCTGCCAGCCCACTGCCAAACTGACTGACTATAGAGTCCACTTCATTGTAGGAGAGCCATCTATACTCCCCCAGGATCAGCTGGCAGGGCGGCGGGAGAGAAGAGTCAGTTGCAGCGTCAGACGTCTTCGTCTGACGCTGCAACTGACATCACTCACAACAATTATAGTCATGGGAATCCTTacctttttaaatactttaccGCTTGACTGAATCTCATTTTCCTCACTCAGTACGTCTCTGGTGCCGAGGCAGTGCGCTTGCCCGAAGCGTTGCACAGCGTGCTCGAACAGCTTATCCAGCGTGTCTTTGCCCGGGAGGTCTTCCCTGGCTAAGGACTCAAAGTGGTCCACGCAGCGGTAAGGTCCCTCCGCACAGCCCGAAATGGAACGGGCCTTTATCCGCTTGGACAGGGCTTTTCTTTCCCCGGCCCCGGTGATGTAGTACCAGGGAAGGAAGGACAGGACGGAGTACAGCCACACCACAAGGTGGATTGGAAACAGGAGAATAGCCTCAAGGGCAGAGTCTGACTGTAGACCCATGCTCTTCTCTGGAAGAAGTGGGTAGCCCTGGTTGTCAGACTAGTTTTAAATGTTGGTGTGTGCCGGTCACGGAGAAGTTTTGAAGCCTCAGAAGAATGAAGGCCCCCCCTCTCACGACCCCCAGAGTAAACAATTGTAAGAATCCCACAACTGCGATATGGGAATATTTGGTCCACTCCCAACAAATGTGACACCTAAAGTTggaataaaacagaaaataccATTAGAGAAGTCAAAATATAAAAGCAAAAAAggcattttcaaaatgtcagtcATGTGCAAACGGCGGTCTCGAAGAGGAAGTTGGCTGGTTAACCAAGTACTGGtg
This region includes:
- the acsl4a gene encoding long-chain-fatty-acid--CoA ligase 4 yields the protein MGLQSDSALEAILLFPIHLVVWLYSVLSFLPWYYITGAGERKALSKRIKARSISGCAEGPYRCVDHFESLAREDLPGKDTLDKLFEHAVQRFGQAHCLGTRDVLSEENEIQSSGKVFKKLILGEYRWLSYNEVDSIVSQFGSGLAAMGQQPKSTIAIFCETRAEWMITAQACFRRNFPLVTFYATLGEDAIAFGLNETGVTHLVTSVELLETKLKKVLPLIPKLKHVIYVDQKKMNTEGYPAGLSTHSMQAVQELGALPENMGRAVVKPQPSDLAMVMYTSGSTGRPKGVMIVHSNLIAGMTGQCERIPGLGPDDTYIAYLPLAHVLEMTAEISSVTYGCRIGYSSPQTLSDQSTKIKRGSKGDSSVLKPTLMAAVPEIMDRINKNVMSKVQEMNVIQKTLFTLGYKYKLEQIKRGYDAPLCNALLFRKVKKLLGGRVRMMLSGGAPLSSATQRFMNVCFCCPVGQGYGLTETCGAGTITEVVDISTGRVGAPLICCEVRLRDWAEGGYTSRDEPNPRGEILIGGPNVTMGYYRQESKDQDFFADEKGQRWFCTGDIGEIYPDGCLQIVDRKKDLVKLQAGEYVSLGKVECALKNCSIIDNICAYANSDQNYVISFVVPNQKRMTDLAKRRGILGEWEEICTHPDMEREVLKEIKEVAANIKLQRFEIPVKVHLSPEPWTPETGLVTDAFKLKRKELKNHYLHHIERMYGGK